The Nitrospira sp. genome contains a region encoding:
- a CDS encoding GNAT family N-acetyltransferase, producing the protein MTSGGIHIRPACLDDVETIVQYNSAMALETEHRRLDLSTLRLGTLAFLENPEYGFYLVAELPEVSGHKPVGQLMITYEWSDWRNGLFWWIQSVYVAPDRRGLGVFRALHEHVVTRAKADPRVCGMRLYVEQQNHRAQSVYQRVGLLPSVYAVYEQDFVLGLPSVTAMNKELP; encoded by the coding sequence ATGACTTCTGGCGGAATCCACATTAGGCCGGCCTGCCTGGACGATGTAGAGACCATTGTCCAGTACAATAGCGCGATGGCACTCGAAACAGAGCATCGCCGGCTCGATCTTTCCACACTTCGCTTGGGGACTCTTGCCTTCCTGGAGAATCCTGAGTATGGGTTTTATCTGGTTGCTGAGCTTCCGGAAGTAAGCGGCCACAAGCCGGTCGGTCAATTGATGATCACGTACGAGTGGAGTGACTGGCGCAACGGGCTCTTTTGGTGGATTCAGAGTGTCTATGTTGCACCGGACCGCCGCGGGCTGGGAGTATTTCGAGCCCTGCACGAGCATGTCGTGACCAGAGCCAAGGCCGATCCGCGAGTCTGCGGGATGCGATTGTACGTCGAACAGCAGAATCACAGGGCTCAATCTGTTTACCAACGGGTTGGATTGTTGCCGTCCGTTTATGCCGTCTATGAACAGGATTTTGTCCTTGGGCTTCCGTCCGTTACAGCAATGAACAAGGAGTTGCCATGA